In one window of Mesorhizobium sp. B2-1-1 DNA:
- a CDS encoding molybdopterin oxidoreductase family protein: MTQGSLRGANSAPSQRPLADTNAPDENDGVDTSPAVSDRIAKTTCYMCACRCGIDVHIKDGKVRYINGNKDHPVNRGVICGKGSSGIMQHYSPARLKKPLLRTGSRGSGEFREIEWEEALTIAAERLSSIRRSDPKKLAFFTGRDQSQSLTGWWASQFGTPNFAAHGGFCSVNMAAGGLYTIGGSFWEFGEPDWDNTRYFMLFGVAEDHDSNPIKIGLGKLKARGAKVVSINPCRTGYNAIADDWIGIRPGTDGLFVFALIHELLKAGRVDLDYLLRYTNAHVLVIQDPGAADDGLFVRDGAGNPLAWDRVAKVPVRATDASAKPALTGSFTVDGRRCVPVFQLIADRYLNESYSPDAVAERCGIAADTIRRIAAELAHVAFEQTIELPVAWTDWAGRRHETIRGRPVSMHAMRGISAHSNGFHSCRAIHLLQVLLGTVDVPGGFRFKPPYPRCAPPGPKPAGKNVRPMTPLDGMPLGFVCGPDDLLVDETGVPIRIDKAYSWEAPLAAHGLMHTVIRNAWAGDPYKIDTLMMYMSNMAWNSSMNTVETIRMLTDLDEAGNYKIPFIIYSDAYYSETVPFADLVLPDTTYLERHDCISLLDRPISHADGPGDAIRHPVVEPDRDVRPFQSVLIELGARLGLPGFVREDGAAKYADYADYIVNHERTPGIGPLAGWRGKDGNSTGKGEPNPDQLQRYIDNGGFWHHDFAEDQRYYKMANRSYLDFAVQMGFIPKAEPVVFQLYSEPLQRFRLAARGHGRAVPPESERQRIETYMDPLPFWYVPFEEAAVDQQKYPLHALTQRPMHMYHSWGSQNAWLRQITSQNRLFVHERTAAGLGLADDDWVWIESINGKVKGQIKLVEGVNESTVWTWNAIGKRRGSWGLKDDAAESNRGFLLNHIIGDQTTADTNGRRYSNSDPVTGQAAWFDLKVRIVKCAAEEAGFTEPQFERFHQPPQFQPSPDTLRFGAEFRMNREAAK; encoded by the coding sequence ATGGCGTCGACACCTCGCCCGCCGTCTCCGACCGCATCGCCAAGACCACATGCTATATGTGCGCCTGCCGCTGCGGCATCGACGTGCACATCAAGGACGGCAAGGTCCGCTACATCAACGGCAACAAGGATCATCCGGTCAATCGCGGCGTGATCTGCGGTAAGGGCAGCTCCGGCATCATGCAGCATTACAGCCCTGCCCGGCTGAAAAAGCCGCTGCTGCGCACCGGCTCGCGCGGCTCGGGAGAATTCCGCGAGATCGAGTGGGAAGAAGCGCTGACGATCGCCGCGGAGCGGCTTTCGTCCATCCGCCGCAGCGACCCGAAGAAACTCGCCTTCTTTACCGGCCGCGACCAATCGCAATCCCTGACCGGCTGGTGGGCAAGCCAGTTCGGCACGCCGAACTTCGCCGCGCATGGCGGTTTCTGTTCGGTGAACATGGCCGCAGGCGGGCTTTATACGATCGGCGGCTCGTTCTGGGAGTTCGGCGAACCCGACTGGGACAATACCCGGTATTTCATGCTTTTCGGCGTCGCCGAGGACCATGATTCCAACCCGATCAAGATCGGCCTCGGCAAGCTGAAGGCGCGCGGCGCCAAGGTGGTGTCGATCAACCCATGTCGCACTGGCTACAACGCCATCGCCGACGACTGGATCGGCATCCGGCCGGGCACCGACGGCCTGTTCGTGTTCGCCCTCATCCACGAGCTCTTGAAGGCAGGCCGCGTCGATCTCGACTATCTCCTGCGCTACACCAACGCCCATGTGCTCGTCATCCAGGATCCGGGTGCGGCCGATGACGGGCTGTTTGTCCGCGATGGCGCCGGCAACCCGCTCGCCTGGGACAGGGTGGCGAAGGTGCCTGTCCGCGCCACCGACGCCAGCGCCAAACCGGCATTGACCGGCAGCTTCACCGTCGACGGTCGTCGCTGCGTTCCGGTGTTCCAGCTGATCGCCGATCGATACCTCAATGAGAGCTATTCGCCCGATGCGGTCGCGGAGCGCTGCGGCATTGCCGCCGATACGATCCGCAGGATCGCCGCCGAGCTCGCTCATGTCGCCTTTGAGCAGACGATCGAACTGCCGGTGGCGTGGACCGACTGGGCCGGCCGCCGCCACGAGACGATTAGGGGACGGCCCGTGTCGATGCACGCGATGCGCGGCATCTCAGCCCATTCCAACGGTTTTCATTCTTGCCGCGCCATTCACCTGCTGCAGGTGCTGCTCGGAACGGTGGACGTCCCGGGCGGCTTCCGCTTCAAACCGCCTTATCCGCGTTGCGCGCCGCCAGGACCGAAGCCTGCCGGCAAGAACGTCCGGCCGATGACGCCACTGGACGGCATGCCGCTCGGCTTCGTCTGCGGGCCTGACGACCTTCTGGTCGATGAGACAGGCGTGCCGATCCGCATAGACAAGGCCTATTCCTGGGAGGCGCCGCTCGCTGCGCACGGCTTGATGCACACCGTCATCCGCAACGCCTGGGCCGGCGATCCATACAAGATCGACACGCTGATGATGTACATGTCGAACATGGCCTGGAATTCCTCGATGAACACCGTCGAGACGATTCGTATGCTGACCGACCTCGACGAGGCGGGCAATTACAAGATCCCTTTCATCATCTATTCCGACGCCTATTATTCCGAGACCGTGCCGTTCGCTGACCTCGTGCTGCCCGACACAACCTATCTCGAACGGCACGACTGCATCAGCCTGCTCGACCGGCCGATCAGCCATGCCGACGGACCGGGCGATGCTATACGCCATCCCGTGGTCGAGCCGGACCGGGACGTGCGCCCGTTCCAATCGGTGCTGATCGAGCTCGGCGCGCGCCTCGGCCTGCCGGGTTTCGTCAGAGAAGACGGGGCGGCCAAATATGCCGACTATGCCGACTACATCGTCAATCACGAGCGCACGCCCGGTATCGGCCCGCTTGCCGGCTGGCGCGGCAAGGACGGCAATTCGACCGGCAAGGGCGAGCCAAACCCGGACCAGTTGCAGCGCTACATCGACAATGGCGGCTTCTGGCACCACGATTTCGCTGAGGACCAGCGCTACTACAAGATGGCCAACCGGTCCTATCTCGATTTCGCGGTGCAGATGGGCTTCATCCCGAAGGCCGAACCAGTCGTCTTCCAGCTCTATTCCGAACCCTTGCAGCGCTTTCGTCTTGCCGCGCGCGGCCATGGTCGGGCCGTGCCGCCCGAGAGCGAACGCCAGCGCATCGAGACCTACATGGACCCGCTACCCTTCTGGTACGTGCCGTTCGAGGAAGCGGCCGTCGACCAGCAGAAATATCCGTTGCATGCGCTGACGCAGCGGCCGATGCACATGTACCATTCCTGGGGTTCGCAGAATGCGTGGCTGAGGCAGATCACCAGCCAAAACCGGCTGTTCGTGCATGAGAGGACCGCCGCAGGTCTCGGCCTTGCCGACGACGACTGGGTGTGGATCGAAAGCATCAATGGCAAGGTCAAGGGACAGATCAAGCTGGTCGAGGGCGTGAACGAAAGCACGGTCTGGACCTGGAACGCCATCGGCAAAAGGCGCGGCAGCTGGGGGCTGAAGGACGATGCCGCCGAGAGCAATCGCGGCTTCCTGCTCAACCACATCATCGGCGACCAGACCACGGCAGACACCAACGGCAGGCGGTATTCGAATTCCGATCCGGTGACCGGCCAGGCGGCATGGTTCGATCTCAAGGTGCGCATCGTCAAATGCGCGGCGGAGGAAGCCGGTTTCACCGAGCCGCAATTCGAGCGTTTCCACCAGCCGCCGCAATTCCAGCCATCGCCGGACACACTTCGCTTTGGCGCCGAATTCCGCATGAACAGGGAAGCCGCCAAATGA
- a CDS encoding 4Fe-4S dicluster domain-containing protein, with protein MTCVPAHTGKKLGLVIDLDTCVGCQACVTACKEWNTGGHMAPLTDIDPYGGHVDGVWFNRVHSYEHTTAMGGRTVNFPRSCLHCETPACVTVCPTGASYKRASDGIVLVDEDKCIGCKLCSWACPYGAREFDTDVGVMKKCTLCVDRIYNDNLAEEDRVPACVAACPTSARHFGDLGDPASAVSQLVEERGGVDLMPELGYRPTNKYLPPRAHTERAAKISAPTLEPVRAEGGFLGWVDRMLSN; from the coding sequence ATGACCTGCGTCCCCGCCCACACGGGCAAAAAACTAGGCCTGGTCATAGACCTCGACACCTGCGTCGGTTGTCAGGCCTGCGTCACCGCCTGCAAGGAATGGAACACCGGCGGCCACATGGCGCCGCTGACCGACATCGACCCCTATGGCGGCCATGTCGACGGCGTCTGGTTCAATCGCGTGCACAGCTACGAGCACACCACCGCGATGGGCGGCCGCACGGTGAACTTCCCGCGCTCGTGCCTGCATTGCGAGACGCCGGCCTGCGTCACTGTGTGTCCGACCGGCGCCTCCTACAAACGAGCCTCGGACGGCATCGTGCTGGTCGATGAGGACAAGTGCATCGGCTGCAAGCTATGCAGTTGGGCCTGCCCCTATGGCGCGCGCGAATTCGACACCGATGTCGGCGTGATGAAGAAATGCACGCTCTGCGTCGACCGCATCTACAATGACAATCTGGCCGAGGAGGACCGCGTGCCGGCCTGCGTCGCGGCCTGTCCGACCAGCGCACGGCATTTCGGCGATCTCGGCGACCCCGCCTCGGCGGTGTCGCAACTGGTTGAGGAGCGTGGCGGCGTCGACCTGATGCCGGAACTCGGCTACCGCCCGACCAACAAATACCTGCCGCCGCGCGCGCATACCGAACGCGCCGCAAAGATTTCTGCGCCAACCCTGGAGCCGGTGAGGGCCGAGGGTGGGTTCCTCGGCTGGGTCGACCGCATGCTCTCGAACTAA
- a CDS encoding dimethyl sulfoxide reductase anchor subunit family protein encodes MHPAFSVVFFTTAAGAGYGLLALLGVLAPLGVIAPDFWLGFIGMGLALGLITAGLLSSTGHLGRPERAWRAFSQWRSSWLSREGVASVATFVPAGLFGIGWVILGRTDGWVAAAGLLATIGAVITVCMTGMIYASLKPIAQWHSPYTLPGYLIFSAMSGSVLLAALCQGFAVGSKMLLAACVLLTLLGWAWKLATWRYNDQLEIPTNANTATGLAGGTVRSLEWPHTEENYLLKEMGFRIARKHSAKLRRITQLLGFALPALLLITAFALPSPFAALASVFAAVAQFVGMLVERWLFFAEAKHTVTLYYGK; translated from the coding sequence ATGCATCCAGCCTTCTCGGTCGTCTTCTTCACCACCGCCGCCGGCGCCGGCTACGGCCTGCTGGCGCTGCTCGGCGTGCTGGCGCCACTTGGCGTCATCGCACCCGATTTCTGGCTGGGCTTCATCGGCATGGGACTGGCGCTCGGGCTGATCACCGCCGGCCTGTTGTCCTCGACCGGACATCTCGGCCGCCCCGAACGCGCCTGGCGTGCGTTCTCGCAATGGCGCAGTTCCTGGCTGTCGCGCGAAGGCGTCGCCTCGGTCGCCACCTTCGTCCCGGCCGGACTGTTCGGCATTGGCTGGGTCATTCTTGGCCGCACCGATGGCTGGGTCGCCGCCGCCGGACTTCTGGCAACGATCGGCGCCGTCATCACCGTCTGCATGACCGGCATGATCTATGCCTCGCTGAAACCCATCGCTCAGTGGCACAGCCCTTACACCTTGCCCGGCTATCTCATTTTCTCGGCTATGAGCGGCAGTGTGCTTCTGGCCGCGCTATGCCAAGGCTTTGCCGTCGGTTCCAAAATGCTTCTGGCAGCCTGCGTACTGCTGACCCTGCTCGGTTGGGCCTGGAAGCTTGCGACCTGGCGGTACAACGACCAATTGGAAATCCCCACCAACGCCAACACCGCAACCGGGCTTGCCGGGGGGACGGTTAGATCGCTGGAATGGCCGCATACCGAGGAAAATTATTTGCTCAAGGAAATGGGTTTTCGCATCGCGCGCAAGCACAGCGCAAAGCTGCGGCGGATCACCCAGCTCCTGGGTTTCGCGCTGCCCGCCTTGCTGCTGATTACGGCCTTCGCCTTGCCGTCACCTTTCGCGGCGCTCGCATCGGTGTTCGCCGCGGTCGCACAGTTTGTCGGCATGCTGGTCGAACGTTGGCTGTTCTTCGCCGAAGCGAAGCACACGGTCACTCTCTACTACGGGAAATAG
- the pdeM gene encoding ligase-associated DNA damage response endonuclease PdeM, with protein MNFSLARASLLADADLVGIAGERAVCDPRGVLYFPELKLLAVSDLHLEKGSSLARRGMLLPPYDTGATLLRLQAVISDYQPAIVISLGDSFHDGGGAERMHRSFRERLEALMAGRDWFWVAGNHDPEAPADLPGDTVRELAIGSLLFRHEPSKLRVEGEISGHLHPCARIVQQGRSVRRRCFAGDGGRMIMPAFGAYTGSLNVLDRAYAGLFRLESLMAYMLGTDRIFAISGSMLRPG; from the coding sequence ATGAATTTTTCGCTGGCGCGTGCATCGTTGCTCGCCGACGCCGATCTGGTCGGCATCGCCGGCGAACGTGCGGTCTGCGATCCGCGCGGCGTGCTCTACTTTCCCGAGCTCAAGCTTCTGGCCGTTTCCGATCTGCATCTGGAAAAAGGCTCATCGCTGGCAAGGCGCGGCATGCTGCTCCCGCCCTATGACACCGGCGCGACCTTGCTGCGATTGCAGGCCGTCATCTCAGACTACCAGCCGGCAATCGTCATCAGCCTGGGCGATTCCTTCCATGATGGCGGCGGCGCCGAGCGCATGCATCGAAGTTTCCGCGAACGGCTGGAGGCGCTGATGGCGGGCCGCGACTGGTTCTGGGTGGCCGGCAACCATGACCCGGAGGCGCCGGCCGACCTGCCGGGCGATACGGTGCGCGAACTCGCCATCGGCTCGTTGCTGTTCCGGCACGAGCCGTCGAAGCTGCGCGTCGAGGGCGAGATATCGGGCCATCTCCATCCCTGCGCCCGCATCGTCCAGCAGGGCCGTTCGGTGCGGCGGCGCTGCTTCGCCGGCGATGGCGGCCGCATGATCATGCCCGCCTTCGGCGCCTATACCGGCTCACTCAACGTGCTCGACCGCGCCTATGCCGGCCTGTTCCGCCTGGAATCGCTGATGGCGTATATGCTCGGCACGGACCGCATCTTTGCGATTTCAGGCTCGATGCTGCGACCCGGCTGA
- a CDS encoding ligase-associated DNA damage response DEXH box helicase — protein MTQKPRLADQNAAVVLPEPFLRWFGEKGWSPRAHQIELLARAQAGQSVLLIAPTGAGKTLAGFLPSLTELAVRARRKPGQARRGIHTLYISPLKALAVDIERNLGKPVEEIGLSLTIETRTGDTPAHKRQRQKLVPPDILLTTPEQLALLIAAPDARRFFEDLRYVVLDELHSLVISKRGHLLALGLARLRQFMPEVQTIGLSATVAEPDELRRWLVGQNPPGDMAELIVVTGGAKPEISILDSEERVPWAGHSARYATPEIYREIKRHKTTLLFVNTRSQAELLFQELWRVNEDTLPIALHHGSLDVAQRRRVEKAMGDNALRAIVATSTLDLGIDWGDVDLVVHVGAPKGASRLAQRIGRANHRMDEPSKAILIPANRFEVLECRAALDANYLGAQDTPPLVDGGLDVLAQHVLGCACGAPFRADDLYEEVRSAAPYAGLDRPTFDRVVDFVATGGYALKSYERYARIRLNKEGLWRVSNPRVAQQYRLNVGTIIEVPALNVRYVQAGSKGSVSRGGRVLGKIEEAFLETLTHGDTFMFAGKVLRFEGIRENECFVSNAPGSDAKVPYYGGGKFPLSTYLAEQVRAMLDDPQRWKKLPEQVADWLRFQVDKSVLPKRDDLLIETFPRGNRHYLVAYPFEGRLAHQTLGMLLTRRLDRTGARPLGFVATDYALAIWSLGDMGAMFKAGKPSLGALFDEDMLGDDLEAWLADSWLLKRTFRNCALISGLIEKRHPGKEKSGRQVTVSTDLIYDVLRSHEPDHILLQATRADAAAGLLDVSRLADMLSRIQGRIMHKNLEQISPLAVPIMLEIGKMPVHGEADETLLMDAATLVEEAMGPEMAEE, from the coding sequence GCCGTTGTCCTGCCCGAGCCATTCCTGAGATGGTTTGGCGAGAAAGGCTGGTCGCCGCGCGCCCACCAGATCGAATTGCTGGCGAGGGCTCAAGCAGGGCAGTCGGTGCTGCTGATTGCACCGACCGGCGCCGGCAAGACGCTGGCCGGGTTCCTGCCTTCGCTGACCGAACTGGCCGTCAGGGCCAGGCGAAAACCGGGACAGGCCCGCCGCGGCATCCACACGCTCTACATCTCGCCGCTGAAGGCGCTGGCTGTCGACATCGAGCGCAACCTCGGCAAACCGGTGGAGGAGATCGGGCTCTCCCTCACCATCGAGACCCGCACCGGCGACACGCCGGCGCACAAGCGCCAGCGGCAGAAGCTGGTGCCGCCCGACATCCTGCTCACCACGCCCGAGCAGCTTGCGCTGCTGATCGCGGCACCCGATGCCAGGCGTTTCTTCGAAGACCTGCGCTATGTCGTGCTCGACGAGTTGCATTCGCTGGTGATTTCGAAGCGCGGTCATCTCCTAGCGCTTGGTCTGGCGCGGCTGCGCCAGTTCATGCCCGAGGTTCAGACCATCGGACTTTCCGCCACGGTGGCCGAACCGGACGAATTGCGCCGCTGGCTGGTCGGCCAGAATCCACCCGGCGATATGGCCGAACTGATCGTCGTTACCGGCGGCGCAAAGCCCGAAATATCCATCCTTGACTCGGAAGAGCGCGTGCCCTGGGCCGGACATTCGGCCCGCTACGCGACGCCCGAGATCTACCGCGAGATCAAGCGCCACAAGACGACCCTGCTGTTCGTCAATACGCGCAGCCAGGCGGAGTTGCTGTTCCAGGAATTGTGGCGCGTCAACGAAGATACCTTGCCGATCGCGCTGCATCACGGATCGCTCGATGTCGCGCAGCGGCGGCGGGTCGAGAAGGCGATGGGCGACAATGCGCTGCGCGCCATCGTCGCCACCTCGACGCTCGACCTCGGCATCGACTGGGGCGACGTCGACCTCGTCGTGCATGTCGGCGCACCCAAGGGAGCGAGCCGGCTGGCACAGCGCATCGGCCGCGCCAACCACCGCATGGACGAACCGTCCAAAGCCATCCTCATCCCGGCCAACCGCTTCGAGGTGCTCGAATGCCGGGCAGCGCTGGACGCCAACTATCTCGGCGCGCAGGATACGCCTCCACTGGTCGATGGCGGGCTCGACGTGCTGGCGCAACATGTCCTTGGCTGCGCCTGCGGCGCACCGTTCCGCGCGGATGATCTTTACGAGGAGGTGCGGTCGGCGGCCCCCTATGCCGGCCTCGATCGGCCGACATTCGACCGCGTCGTCGATTTCGTCGCCACGGGTGGCTACGCCTTGAAGAGCTATGAGCGATACGCCCGCATCCGCCTCAACAAGGAGGGATTGTGGCGGGTATCCAATCCGCGCGTGGCCCAGCAATACAGGCTGAACGTCGGCACTATCATCGAGGTGCCGGCGCTCAACGTGCGTTATGTCCAGGCCGGCAGCAAGGGTTCCGTGTCGCGCGGCGGCAGGGTTTTAGGCAAGATCGAGGAGGCTTTCCTCGAGACGCTGACGCATGGCGACACCTTCATGTTCGCCGGCAAAGTTCTTCGCTTCGAAGGCATTCGCGAGAATGAGTGCTTCGTCTCGAACGCGCCCGGCAGCGATGCGAAGGTGCCTTACTATGGCGGCGGCAAGTTCCCGCTTTCGACCTATCTCGCCGAACAGGTCCGCGCCATGCTGGACGATCCGCAGCGGTGGAAGAAACTGCCCGAGCAGGTGGCCGACTGGCTGCGCTTCCAGGTCGACAAATCGGTGCTGCCCAAACGCGATGACCTGCTGATCGAGACCTTTCCGCGCGGCAACCGCCACTATCTGGTCGCCTACCCCTTCGAGGGCAGGCTGGCCCACCAGACGCTCGGCATGCTGCTTACCCGCCGTCTGGACAGGACGGGCGCCAGGCCGCTTGGCTTCGTCGCCACCGACTATGCCTTGGCCATTTGGTCGCTGGGCGACATGGGGGCGATGTTCAAAGCCGGAAAACCCTCGCTCGGCGCGCTTTTCGATGAGGACATGCTTGGCGACGATCTCGAGGCCTGGCTGGCAGACAGCTGGCTTCTCAAGCGCACTTTTCGCAATTGCGCGCTGATTTCAGGGCTGATCGAAAAGCGTCATCCCGGCAAGGAGAAGAGTGGCCGTCAGGTGACTGTCTCGACAGACCTTATTTATGACGTCCTGCGCAGCCATGAGCCGGATCACATATTGCTCCAGGCGACGCGCGCGGACGCGGCGGCGGGCCTGCTCGATGTCAGCAGACTTGCGGACATGCTCTCGCGCATTCAAGGTCGAATCATGCATAAGAACCTCGAACAGATATCGCCGCTCGCCGTGCCGATCATGCTCGAGATCGGCAAGATGCCGGTGCACGGCGAAGCCGATGAAACGCTGCTGATGGATGCGGCCACGCTGGTTGAGGAAGCCATGGGGCCGGAGATGGCTGAGGAATGA